In the genome of Candidatus Sulfotelmatobacter sp., the window AGGAGCGTGTCGAGGCGGCGGTGCACTCACTGCCGGTGCTCCAGGGCCTCGCGCGCGAGGATCAGTCGCGCATCGCGCGGCTCGCGACGCTGCGCGACTTCGAGCGCGGGGAATGGATCTGGCGGGCCGGCGATGCGTCGGAGCAGCTGACCCTGATCGTCCACGGGCGGGTCAAGATCGTCCGCCACGCCGAGCAGGACGACGTGATCCTCGAGATCTTCGGCGAAGGCGAGCCGGTCGGCGCGATTGCGGTGTACAACGGCTTCCCCTATCCGGCGAGCGCAGCGGCGCTCGAACCCACCACCCTGCTCTGCATTCCTCGGCGTGAATACTTCGAATTGCTCGATCGCCATCCCGAGGTCGCCCGCGCCGTGATCCGTGAGCTGACGCGCCTGAACCTGTCGCTGACGCGCAAGCTCGAGGAATCGAGGAGCCAGCGCGTCGATGTTCGCATCGCGCAGCTGTTCCTGACGCTGGCCGAGCGGATGGGTCGCGAGAGCGCCGACGGTGTCGAGGTTCCGCTCGAGCTCACCCGCCACGAGATCGCGCAGCTGGTGGGCACCACGGTCGAGACCGCGATCCGGGTGATGTCGCGTTGGGGTCGCGAGGGGTTGCTGCTCACCGGCGAGGGCCGCTTCGTGATTCCCTCGCTCGAACGCCTCGAGGAGGCGGCGCGAGGCTCCGCCGACGCTACCTGAAGAACAGGTGCGCGAACCGCGCCTCGAGATTCCAGTAGATGATCGCGACCGCGGTCACGTCGAAGGCGGCGTGGGCGATCATGAGCGGCCAGATCTGCCGCGTGAGGACATAGATCGTCCCGAACGCCAGGCCGACGACCGCCGCCTGTTCGGCGCCCACGCGACCCTGATCCGGGAGATGCGCGGCGGCGAACACCGCGGTGGTGAGCAGCACGATCGCGGCTCGCGCACCGACGCCGCGGCCGAGCCCGGCTTCCAGACGCAGGAACAGGAACGAGCGGAACAGCAGCTCTTCGCCGAATCCCGCGCCCACGATCACCATGAAAAGCACGCCGGGCAGCGCGGCGCGATTGCCCACCAGGAAATGGTAGGCATGATTGACCGGGTCGGCGCCGAGCAACGGCAGCACCACCGACTTGAGCGCTAGCTTGAG includes:
- a CDS encoding Crp/Fnr family transcriptional regulator; translated protein: MSQRTPGPAEGSRNALMKERVEAAVHSLPVLQGLAREDQSRIARLATLRDFERGEWIWRAGDASEQLTLIVHGRVKIVRHAEQDDVILEIFGEGEPVGAIAVYNGFPYPASAAALEPTTLLCIPRREYFELLDRHPEVARAVIRELTRLNLSLTRKLEESRSQRVDVRIAQLFLTLAERMGRESADGVEVPLELTRHEIAQLVGTTVETAIRVMSRWGREGLLLTGEGRFVIPSLERLEEAARGSADAT
- a CDS encoding CPBP family intramembrane glutamic endopeptidase; protein product: MRIAPPPLEPERPADDDRLPAQLRGLGPVGILGTILALALAAVLGPLKSLPVLLWAALSGTGWEELGFRRGRRVGWTVLASLGFGIALKLALKSVVLPLLGADPVNHAYHFLVGNRAALPGVLFMVIVGAGFGEELLFRSFLFLRLEAGLGRGVGARAAIVLLTTAVFAAAHLPDQGRVGAEQAAVVGLAFGTIYVLTRQIWPLMIAHAAFDVTAVAIIYWNLEARFAHLFFR